The following are from one region of the Advenella mimigardefordensis DPN7 genome:
- a CDS encoding PepSY-associated TM helix domain-containing protein, producing the protein MNRWRLIGLRVHLCLGVSAGLLLAVMGLTGALMAFEDELIDWLNPPRHTTLASTQMPALPYAQLLPALERQLKGQRITLLQADESAAIIVGFTAAGKATRLLADRTTSSIKGEVRGAAFFTFVRQIHRWLAIPGQANGPGRSIIGVAALCLVLLASSGLWLAWKRLPPKTEVKASWRDRRLYRGWHLRFGLWLAPVLLWSALTGLWWSFDWYRDGITSLLGGRAPTSATTSAAATSAASRATPRATAEQLGTAIDMTLSTLPGPSQRILLTLPRKPRQPLRLRRLPVNASHDRAYDEYRIDPATGLILTRHQYESQRLADKLGALMEPLHTGSWFGWPVRALLIVSSLALPGFAATGITMYILRRRRAKAGRCIRL; encoded by the coding sequence ATGAACCGCTGGCGCCTGATCGGTCTGCGCGTCCATTTATGTTTAGGCGTATCAGCAGGACTGCTGCTGGCCGTCATGGGATTGACCGGCGCCCTGATGGCATTCGAAGACGAACTGATCGATTGGCTCAACCCACCACGGCACACCACACTGGCCTCTACCCAGATGCCTGCCCTGCCCTATGCGCAATTGCTGCCGGCGCTTGAACGCCAGTTGAAGGGACAGCGTATTACATTGCTGCAGGCGGATGAATCGGCAGCGATCATCGTTGGCTTCACAGCGGCAGGCAAGGCCACGCGACTGCTCGCAGACAGAACCACATCCAGCATAAAAGGCGAAGTCCGGGGAGCGGCATTCTTCACTTTTGTGAGACAGATTCATCGCTGGCTGGCCATACCCGGTCAGGCCAATGGGCCTGGTCGTTCGATTATTGGCGTGGCTGCGCTATGCCTTGTGCTGCTGGCATCCAGCGGCCTATGGCTGGCCTGGAAACGCCTGCCACCCAAAACCGAGGTCAAAGCCAGCTGGCGTGACCGGCGTCTATATCGGGGCTGGCACCTGCGCTTTGGATTATGGCTGGCCCCTGTTCTTTTGTGGAGTGCCCTAACGGGATTATGGTGGTCGTTCGACTGGTATCGCGACGGCATCACATCGTTGCTGGGCGGGCGCGCTCCCACATCGGCCACCACTTCGGCCGCCGCCACATCTGCGGCATCTAGGGCCACCCCCAGGGCAACAGCTGAACAGCTCGGCACGGCAATCGATATGACCCTTTCAACACTGCCTGGCCCCTCGCAAAGAATCCTGCTCACCCTGCCCCGCAAGCCGCGCCAGCCCCTTCGTCTGCGCCGCCTACCCGTCAATGCGTCGCATGATCGTGCTTATGACGAGTACCGTATCGACCCCGCTACCGGTCTCATCCTCACTCGTCATCAGTATGAAAGCCAGCGCCTGGCCGATAAACTGGGCGCCCTGATGGAACCCTTGCATACCGGTTCCTGGTTCGGCTGGCCGGTACGGGCGCTGCTGATCGTGTCCAGTCTGGCCTTGCCCGGATTTGCTGCCACCGGAATCACCATGTATATCCTGCGACGCAGGCGAGCGAAGGCAGGACGCTGCATTCGTCTGTAA
- a CDS encoding ABC transporter substrate-binding protein, protein MTFRTFRYGCMLALTVLSTSPALADTRMFTDDLGRQVEVPRKPQRIVSLHDLDITIPLLELGVYPVASHGRQALDGTRFMRSSARLTGVDFDNSDIAFLGTTDINIEAVAAAKPDLIITGPNRKLPIPQLARIAPTVLIDNLSGGAPHIYKRLAELTNTQSRLAILDRRYQSQLAELRHVVGDPSKVTVSVFQAQNGKIGVYHTYRSLGRVLRDAGFRFPDIINSIPEGDRIEVSAERLQELDADFVFDAYRSDKGGKPADEIEAMQKVMQGYCEFLAACREGRYILVTREEAISNSYAALNLMVSLVQSHISGRPLPAQPAR, encoded by the coding sequence ATGACATTTCGAACATTCCGGTATGGCTGCATGCTGGCACTTACCGTCCTCTCCACCTCCCCTGCCCTGGCCGATACACGTATGTTCACCGACGACCTGGGACGCCAGGTCGAGGTACCCCGGAAGCCGCAGCGCATCGTTTCCCTGCATGATCTGGACATCACCATTCCGCTGCTGGAGCTAGGTGTGTATCCGGTCGCCAGCCATGGCAGACAGGCACTGGACGGAACCCGTTTCATGCGATCCAGCGCGCGCCTGACCGGCGTGGACTTTGATAACTCGGATATCGCTTTTCTGGGCACAACCGATATCAATATCGAAGCGGTGGCTGCGGCAAAACCCGACCTGATCATCACCGGACCTAACCGCAAGCTACCCATACCACAACTGGCCCGCATCGCGCCCACTGTACTGATCGACAACCTGTCAGGCGGCGCCCCGCACATTTACAAGCGCCTGGCCGAACTCACCAATACGCAAAGCAGGCTCGCCATTCTGGATCGCCGCTACCAGTCCCAACTGGCTGAACTCAGACATGTTGTGGGCGATCCCTCTAAAGTCACTGTTTCCGTATTCCAGGCACAAAATGGCAAGATCGGCGTCTATCACACCTACCGCTCACTCGGTCGGGTTCTGCGCGATGCCGGCTTTCGCTTTCCCGATATTATCAATTCCATTCCCGAAGGCGATCGTATCGAAGTGAGCGCCGAACGCCTGCAGGAACTGGATGCGGATTTCGTCTTTGATGCCTACAGGTCCGACAAAGGCGGCAAACCGGCAGATGAAATAGAAGCCATGCAGAAAGTCATGCAAGGCTATTGCGAATTTCTGGCCGCATGCCGCGAAGGGCGTTACATTCTGGTGACGCGCGAGGAAGCGATTTCCAATTCCTACGCGGCGCTGAACCTGATGGTATCGCTGGTGCAGTCGCACATTTCAGGACGTCCCCTGCCGGCGCAGCCTGCTCGATGA
- a CDS encoding FecCD family ABC transporter permease produces the protein MNQTADNFMKRYGRRLVRLGSYSVLLRPRQVTACTLGIIGLLLFALWMLPQGQFDTPLSSFWHAVGNADVQRMIWQDIRLPRILTALLAGAMLGAAGAALQTLSRNGLADPGLVGIKEGAALAVVGMAVFAPDVAPAWRSVAGLAGGLTIALVVALMARDMSKVRFILIGIGISWLLHGVIACFMTTADIRNVQTALIWLAGSLHAASWETVQSMLYWAVAGLALLLIGARNIDTLILGRTTATSLGTNVRVTSALCFLASCVLTSAAVAAVGSLGFVGLIAPHLARLTLGVRQASLLIGSILYGAGLVLLADSIGRLVFAPLQIPAGIVMALVGVPFLLVLLWQRRDQL, from the coding sequence ATGAATCAAACCGCCGACAATTTCATGAAACGCTACGGGCGCAGACTGGTTCGCCTCGGCTCGTATAGCGTCCTGCTGCGCCCGCGCCAGGTCACGGCCTGCACGCTTGGGATCATCGGTTTATTGTTATTCGCCCTCTGGATGCTGCCGCAGGGCCAGTTTGACACGCCATTGTCCAGTTTCTGGCACGCCGTTGGCAATGCGGATGTGCAACGCATGATCTGGCAGGATATCCGGCTCCCGCGCATTCTCACGGCCCTGTTGGCCGGCGCCATGCTGGGTGCGGCGGGTGCAGCGCTGCAAACGCTGTCTCGCAATGGCCTGGCCGATCCCGGACTAGTCGGCATCAAGGAAGGCGCAGCGCTCGCCGTCGTGGGCATGGCCGTTTTTGCGCCGGACGTCGCGCCTGCCTGGCGCAGTGTGGCGGGCCTGGCCGGGGGCCTGACCATTGCCCTGGTCGTCGCACTCATGGCCAGAGATATGTCCAAGGTGCGTTTCATTCTGATCGGTATTGGTATTTCGTGGTTACTGCATGGTGTCATTGCCTGCTTTATGACAACGGCAGATATCCGTAATGTACAAACTGCACTGATATGGCTGGCAGGCAGTCTGCATGCCGCGTCATGGGAAACAGTGCAAAGCATGCTGTACTGGGCTGTTGCCGGACTGGCATTGCTGCTGATCGGTGCGCGTAATATCGACACCCTGATTCTGGGGCGCACCACGGCCACCAGCCTGGGCACGAATGTGCGCGTCACTTCGGCCCTGTGTTTCCTGGCCTCCTGCGTATTAACATCAGCAGCCGTTGCCGCTGTGGGCAGCCTGGGCTTTGTGGGGCTGATTGCGCCGCATCTGGCCCGCCTGACACTGGGCGTACGGCAGGCGTCGCTGCTGATCGGCAGCATTCTGTATGGCGCCGGCCTGGTTCTTTTGGCTGACAGTATCGGGCGCCTGGTTTTCGCTCCCCTGCAAATTCCCGCCGGCATCGTGATGGCGCTTGTCGGCGTTCCTTTTCTTCTGGTACTGCTTTGGCAGCGCCGTGATCAACTTTAA
- a CDS encoding FecCD family ABC transporter permease — MTNVNQNDMPGRGNRPINTVMITVVLIALLIMAVLVHLGVGSRYIPMHSAIQTFLQPDPHNFDQHILRNLRMPRMLGALTAGAALGLAGALIQSVARNRLGEPQLLGLNAGAAFAVVASTTLSIPLLSTAAMRPFTAALGGALLFALVLLFAQVGQRGMTVIKLTFCGIALSAFASALTSAMLILDEDSLQDLRIWLAGDLAEAGMAVVRHSLPAALCGVLLVAAISRHIHTLTLGDDVASGLGTPVARTRWLALVAAALLCGSAVSIAGPLGFIGLVAPHMAHRLGARSGNRRLLFSALCGAILVLLADVVARTALAPRELATGVVTAFVGVPVFLALVLRGRQ; from the coding sequence ATGACAAATGTGAATCAGAATGACATGCCTGGTCGCGGCAACAGGCCAATCAACACGGTCATGATCACGGTTGTACTCATCGCTCTGCTCATCATGGCCGTGCTTGTGCACCTGGGCGTGGGTTCACGTTATATTCCAATGCACAGCGCCATTCAGACCTTTCTGCAACCGGACCCACACAACTTTGATCAGCATATTCTGCGCAATTTGCGTATGCCACGAATGCTCGGCGCACTCACAGCCGGCGCCGCTCTCGGTCTGGCCGGCGCGCTGATTCAGTCGGTTGCACGCAATCGGCTGGGTGAACCGCAATTGCTCGGCCTGAATGCCGGTGCCGCGTTCGCCGTTGTCGCGTCCACCACCTTATCGATCCCGTTGCTGTCTACCGCCGCCATGCGCCCATTTACCGCCGCGCTTGGCGGCGCGCTGCTGTTTGCACTGGTGTTATTGTTTGCACAGGTGGGGCAACGCGGCATGACCGTGATTAAACTCACCTTCTGCGGTATTGCCTTATCGGCCTTTGCGTCTGCGCTCACTTCGGCCATGCTGATTCTTGACGAAGACTCGCTGCAGGACCTGCGGATCTGGCTGGCGGGCGATCTGGCTGAAGCCGGGATGGCGGTGGTGCGCCATAGCCTGCCCGCAGCCCTTTGTGGCGTATTGCTGGTTGCCGCCATCAGCCGCCATATTCACACTCTGACTCTGGGCGATGACGTGGCCAGTGGCCTGGGTACGCCCGTCGCCCGCACCCGCTGGCTGGCGCTGGTTGCAGCAGCACTACTCTGTGGATCGGCTGTCTCGATTGCGGGACCGCTGGGATTTATCGGTCTGGTAGCGCCACACATGGCGCATCGCCTGGGCGCCCGTTCCGGCAATCGCCGACTGCTTTTTTCTGCGCTGTGTGGCGCGATACTGGTATTGCTGGCAGATGTGGTCGCGCGCACTGCTCTTGCACCCCGCGAGCTGGCCACCGGCGTGGTCACCGCCTTTGTGGGCGTGCCCGTGTTTCTGGCACTTGTTCTGCGAGGTCGACAATGA
- a CDS encoding ABC transporter ATP-binding protein, translating into MKPDPSTEQTESLRSPLCARDLSSGYGAKNIVQSANVEFKENTLTVLLGPNGSGKSTLLSTLARLLRPSTGSVLLHGQDIHKLPTKEIASQLGILPQAPVLPESMTVLDLVSFGRHPHLGILRRWSEADSDAVEHAMRLTGTLDFANRSVDSLSGGQRQRCWIAMALAQETGVILLDEPTTFLDLKYQVEVMELLQTLVREHNRTIIAVLHDLNLTLSYADRLVLMKDGQILANLADPGSCTSALVQEVFDLRVIDIPNPMPGGRPVFMPWRDHPGQSS; encoded by the coding sequence ATGAAACCAGATCCCTCTACAGAGCAGACTGAATCCCTGCGTTCCCCATTATGCGCCCGCGACCTGTCGTCCGGTTACGGGGCGAAGAATATTGTTCAGTCTGCCAATGTTGAATTCAAAGAAAACACCCTGACGGTTCTGCTTGGCCCCAACGGGTCAGGCAAATCCACGCTGCTGAGCACACTGGCACGCCTGCTTCGGCCCAGTACCGGCAGCGTGCTATTGCACGGACAGGACATCCACAAACTACCCACCAAAGAAATTGCAAGCCAGCTGGGCATCCTGCCACAGGCACCTGTATTGCCGGAGAGCATGACGGTGCTGGATCTGGTGTCTTTCGGCCGTCATCCGCATCTGGGTATTCTGCGCCGCTGGTCAGAGGCAGACTCAGACGCAGTGGAACATGCCATGCGCCTGACCGGCACGCTGGACTTCGCGAACCGCTCCGTTGACAGTCTGTCCGGCGGCCAGCGCCAGCGCTGCTGGATCGCCATGGCACTGGCACAGGAAACCGGCGTCATTCTGCTTGATGAACCCACTACCTTTCTTGATCTTAAGTATCAGGTTGAAGTGATGGAATTGCTGCAGACGCTGGTCCGTGAGCACAACAGAACGATTATTGCCGTTTTGCACGACCTTAATCTCACCCTATCCTATGCAGACCGGCTGGTGTTGATGAAAGATGGACAGATCCTGGCCAATCTTGCCGATCCGGGTTCCTGTACGTCCGCGCTGGTGCAAGAGGTTTTTGACCTGCGCGTGATCGACATCCCCAATCCAATGCCTGGGGGACGGCCGGTGTTCATGCCATGGCGTGATCACCCGGGGCAATCGTCATGA
- a CDS encoding TonB-dependent siderophore receptor produces the protein MAKNRFSQINCRTVFVLSTLWSACVSAQTTAAVKLEAITATSEAETGYQAIAPSSALRTDAPLLDIPQSVNVVTHEVLQDQGARSLDDVLSNVSGISQTNTLGGTQDAFIRRGFGQNRDNAMLTNGMKTVLPRSFNATTERVEVLKGPASTLFGILDPGGAINLVTRRPEREFSGQATISPSSFGGAGASFDVTGPIKDTPLAYRLIGSYNNTKYWRNFGRNKDWLIAPSLSWFGEKTVVTASYMYQNYQQPFDRGTIWDIDAGGPIPLNRRTRLDEPFNITDGHSTLATLNIEHELSSDWRLAFNYSYSTDSYTDNQARVMAYDSATGDVTRRVDATQGSEMVGHSARLDLVGSAMLAGMKHELLLGAEYDYHKILRSDMIRCTAAVSFNIHNPEYGTVQPCTRVVASDSDQYERLTSPSIYIQDSVHLNDKWILVGGMRYQRYHQVSGRGRPFVTNTDTSGGKFVPRIGAVYKATPALSLYANIAKSFRPQSSFSSNIGDLPPEEGLTYELGAKWELARGLSVNLAAYTTDKKNVSYFETVNGSIVTRAAGKVRSRGIELDINGQLTDNISVIASYGFTDAKIKDDPDYTGKRPVNVARHTATLFASYDFGTLSNGDQLKFGAGIRGASKRPGINDNSYFLPGYAVVDAFATYTIAAKNPVTLQLNLRNLFDRTYFTSSLGSSRYGNVYGEPFNASLSASVRF, from the coding sequence GTGGCTAAAAATAGATTTTCCCAAATAAATTGCCGCACAGTATTTGTCCTGAGTACGCTGTGGTCTGCCTGCGTCAGCGCTCAAACAACCGCAGCCGTCAAGCTCGAGGCCATCACCGCAACCAGTGAAGCAGAAACCGGTTATCAGGCCATCGCACCCTCTTCTGCCCTGCGTACAGACGCCCCACTGCTGGATATTCCGCAATCTGTAAACGTTGTAACCCATGAGGTATTACAGGATCAGGGTGCGCGGTCGCTGGACGACGTGCTGTCCAATGTCAGCGGCATCTCACAAACAAATACCCTGGGCGGAACGCAGGATGCCTTTATTCGCCGGGGTTTTGGCCAGAACCGGGACAATGCCATGCTCACCAATGGCATGAAAACCGTATTGCCCCGCAGTTTCAACGCAACCACCGAGAGGGTCGAGGTACTTAAGGGGCCGGCCTCAACGCTGTTCGGCATTCTGGACCCGGGCGGCGCGATCAATTTAGTCACCAGGCGCCCTGAACGCGAATTCAGCGGTCAGGCAACCATTTCGCCCAGTAGCTTCGGCGGCGCCGGTGCGTCATTTGATGTGACCGGTCCGATCAAAGACACGCCGCTGGCCTATCGCCTTATCGGCAGCTATAACAACACAAAATACTGGCGCAACTTCGGCCGGAATAAGGACTGGCTGATCGCCCCCTCATTAAGCTGGTTCGGCGAAAAAACCGTCGTAACCGCTTCCTATATGTACCAGAATTACCAGCAGCCATTTGACCGGGGCACCATCTGGGACATCGACGCTGGCGGCCCTATTCCATTGAATCGCCGCACCCGTCTGGACGAGCCCTTCAATATTACCGATGGCCATAGCACCCTGGCAACGCTCAATATTGAACATGAACTGTCCTCCGACTGGCGGCTGGCGTTCAACTACAGTTACAGTACCGATAGCTATACCGACAACCAGGCCAGAGTGATGGCCTACGATTCTGCCACCGGTGACGTCACGCGCCGGGTCGATGCGACGCAGGGTTCAGAAATGGTGGGCCATTCTGCACGTCTGGATCTCGTAGGATCGGCCATGCTCGCCGGCATGAAACACGAACTGTTGCTGGGTGCCGAATACGATTACCACAAGATTCTGCGGTCGGATATGATTCGTTGCACGGCAGCGGTCAGCTTTAACATTCATAATCCGGAATACGGAACCGTGCAGCCGTGCACACGCGTGGTCGCCTCCGACAGCGATCAATATGAGCGGCTAACTTCTCCTTCTATCTATATTCAGGACTCCGTGCATCTGAATGACAAGTGGATCCTGGTGGGCGGCATGCGTTACCAGCGATACCATCAGGTGTCGGGACGCGGCCGTCCTTTCGTGACCAATACAGACACGTCGGGCGGGAAATTCGTTCCGCGGATTGGCGCAGTGTATAAAGCCACGCCCGCCCTGTCGCTGTATGCCAATATTGCCAAGAGTTTCCGACCCCAATCATCCTTCTCCAGCAATATCGGAGATTTGCCGCCGGAAGAAGGCCTGACCTACGAACTGGGTGCCAAGTGGGAACTGGCACGCGGCCTGAGCGTTAACCTGGCGGCCTACACGACCGACAAAAAGAATGTCAGTTACTTCGAAACAGTCAACGGCTCCATTGTGACGCGCGCGGCGGGTAAAGTCCGCTCCCGCGGTATAGAACTGGATATTAACGGTCAGCTGACTGACAACATCAGCGTTATTGCCAGTTATGGTTTTACCGATGCCAAAATCAAGGACGACCCCGACTATACCGGGAAACGACCTGTCAACGTGGCACGCCATACCGCTACGCTGTTCGCATCCTACGATTTCGGCACATTGAGTAATGGCGATCAGCTGAAATTCGGTGCCGGTATCCGCGGAGCCAGCAAGCGCCCCGGCATTAATGACAACAGCTACTTCCTGCCAGGCTATGCGGTTGTTGATGCCTTTGCCACCTACACGATCGCCGCGAAAAATCCGGTCACGCTGCAGTTGAACCTGCGCAACCTGTTTGATCGCACCTATTTCACCTCCTCCTTAGGCTCCAGCCGCTACGGCAACGTTTACGGCGAGCCGTTCAACGCAAGCCTATCGGCGAGCGTACGCTTTTGA
- a CDS encoding LysR family transcriptional regulator encodes MRKNLDGGLLHAMHAFIKVIDSGSFTAAAEQMDLTTAQISRLVSELEKRVGASLLQRTTRKRILTDIGANFAERCREIVSLVDEAEAQAAGTAATPQGRLRVQCMANFGQHYVAPVMADFCGSHPQLTVEYSTSQYVPDLLSRGVDVSLYLAESLGDSGLVARRIGTTFSILCASPAYLKQHGTPTTPEDLHRYSCVRLINPSITAGWRLMNRDASIKHVDINGRLIADTPELLLDVVLRGAGITLLPLFSVIDSVKSGRLQRILPDWRSPDIGVYSLRPSRHYMDAKTRAWLDWVELHICPQIAADTQYFS; translated from the coding sequence ATGCGCAAAAATCTGGATGGTGGGCTTTTGCATGCAATGCATGCGTTTATAAAAGTCATAGACAGCGGCAGTTTCACAGCAGCCGCTGAACAAATGGATCTCACGACGGCTCAGATATCACGCCTGGTATCCGAGCTGGAAAAACGCGTTGGCGCGTCATTGCTGCAGCGCACCACCAGAAAACGCATTCTGACCGATATCGGGGCCAACTTTGCGGAACGCTGCAGGGAAATAGTGAGTCTGGTTGACGAAGCCGAAGCGCAGGCAGCAGGTACGGCAGCAACGCCACAAGGTCGATTACGTGTGCAATGCATGGCGAATTTTGGTCAACATTATGTTGCGCCGGTTATGGCAGACTTCTGTGGCAGCCACCCGCAACTCACGGTGGAATACAGCACATCACAATATGTGCCGGATTTGCTCTCAAGAGGCGTTGATGTAAGCCTTTATCTGGCCGAATCGCTGGGCGACTCAGGCCTCGTTGCCCGCAGAATAGGCACCACGTTTTCAATATTATGTGCCTCACCGGCTTATCTTAAACAACACGGCACACCGACAACACCAGAAGATCTTCACCGCTACTCCTGCGTCCGGCTGATCAATCCCTCCATTACCGCCGGCTGGCGTTTAATGAACCGGGATGCTTCCATAAAACACGTTGATATCAATGGCAGATTAATTGCCGACACACCGGAGTTACTGTTAGATGTGGTGTTGCGTGGCGCGGGCATTACCCTGTTGCCGTTATTTTCTGTAATTGATTCAGTCAAATCCGGACGCCTGCAACGTATTCTGCCCGACTGGCGATCCCCGGACATCGGCGTTTACTCCTTAAGGCCGTCCCGGCATTACATGGATGCGAAAACACGCGCCTGGCTCGACTGGGTAGAATTGCATATTTGCCCGCAAATTGCGGCAGATACGCAGTATTTTTCATAG
- a CDS encoding pyridoxal-phosphate dependent enzyme, which yields MPLHINTPLVHSRALSILSGKSVLLKLDALQPSGSFKLRGVGAVCERFAQQGKSTFVSSSGGNAGIAVAYAGRQLSIPVTVVVPESTTDHAKKLIAQESAKVIVHGSSWMEANALAQSMLEDPSVAFVHPFDDPFMWSGHASMIDEVVAAKAHFDCVVLSVGGGGLLSGVVEGLLRNGLAHIPVVAIETQGADSLARSVSAGHLIELEAITSIATSLGAKKVCANAFELTTKHDIRCHTVSDLEAVNACEQFLIDHRLLVEPACGASLAAVYEHSHDLLADFQAPLVIVCGGATANPMQIQNWKKQLSS from the coding sequence ATGCCTCTTCATATTAATACGCCACTCGTACACTCCCGCGCCTTAAGCATATTGAGTGGAAAATCTGTCTTACTAAAACTCGATGCCTTACAGCCATCCGGGTCGTTTAAGCTACGCGGCGTGGGTGCGGTTTGTGAGCGCTTTGCGCAACAGGGTAAATCAACATTTGTTTCTTCGTCGGGTGGTAATGCCGGTATTGCTGTTGCGTACGCGGGCAGACAGTTATCGATTCCAGTAACGGTGGTCGTGCCTGAATCAACAACCGATCACGCTAAAAAATTAATTGCCCAGGAAAGTGCCAAAGTGATCGTACATGGATCTTCGTGGATGGAAGCCAATGCACTGGCGCAATCCATGCTTGAAGACCCTTCTGTGGCTTTTGTTCATCCCTTTGACGATCCCTTCATGTGGTCCGGCCACGCCAGCATGATTGATGAAGTGGTCGCCGCCAAAGCCCATTTCGATTGTGTTGTCCTTTCTGTTGGCGGCGGCGGGCTTCTGTCGGGTGTAGTCGAAGGCCTGCTTCGCAATGGGCTGGCGCATATTCCGGTAGTTGCCATTGAAACCCAGGGAGCTGACTCACTCGCACGTTCTGTTAGCGCCGGTCATCTCATTGAGCTGGAAGCCATAACCAGTATAGCCACTTCGCTTGGCGCGAAGAAAGTGTGCGCGAATGCCTTTGAATTGACCACAAAGCATGACATTCGCTGTCACACCGTCTCTGATCTTGAAGCAGTGAATGCGTGCGAACAGTTTCTGATCGACCATCGATTATTGGTTGAGCCTGCTTGCGGTGCTTCACTCGCCGCGGTTTATGAACACAGCCACGATTTGCTCGCTGATTTTCAGGCCCCGCTAGTGATTGTCTGTGGTGGGGCGACGGCGAATCCCATGCAAATACAGAACTGGAAAAAACAGCTTTCAAGCTGA
- a CDS encoding DMT family transporter: MFNSHDEAKRSDLLTGILNWGPLLVPPLLWAGNFVIGRYIRHDIPPMTLAFARHLIALLCLLPFCYRPMYQYFAQYRALRWHLIGTALTGLAGFNLCIYVGLQSTVASNGLLLNSTIPVLIVILATMLYGHKLRINQAAGLIISCVGVLTIILHGDFSRLISLQFSHGDLIVFLGMICFTFYSLWLRYIPADVNRIGLFGFQLLIATLFLAPFFAWEYASGLRVIWTVGSVSAMLYVAIAASLAATFLYMTGVARIGSARAGVYIHLIPLYGVVLSTLFLGETIHYYHAAGLAAILAGLTAYNWDQISASLTKRTNPV; this comes from the coding sequence GTGTTCAACAGCCACGACGAAGCAAAAAGATCAGACCTACTCACTGGCATATTGAACTGGGGACCGTTACTCGTCCCTCCGCTGCTCTGGGCGGGCAATTTTGTTATTGGGCGATATATCCGCCATGACATCCCACCGATGACACTCGCCTTCGCTCGGCATTTAATCGCCTTGCTATGCCTGCTGCCTTTTTGCTACCGGCCGATGTATCAGTATTTTGCCCAATACCGGGCATTACGCTGGCATCTGATCGGCACAGCACTAACGGGTCTGGCGGGATTCAATCTGTGCATCTATGTCGGGTTACAGTCAACCGTGGCCTCCAATGGCCTGCTGCTTAACTCAACCATCCCTGTACTGATTGTAATATTGGCCACCATGCTTTATGGACACAAACTGCGTATCAATCAGGCTGCCGGTTTGATCATTTCCTGTGTGGGTGTGCTAACAATCATCCTGCACGGCGATTTCTCCCGCCTGATTTCACTACAGTTTTCACACGGCGATCTGATCGTTTTTCTGGGGATGATTTGCTTTACATTTTATTCCTTATGGCTGCGCTACATTCCTGCTGACGTCAATCGCATAGGGCTATTTGGATTTCAGTTATTGATAGCGACGCTTTTCCTCGCGCCCTTTTTTGCATGGGAATACGCCTCCGGGCTCAGGGTCATATGGACAGTCGGATCGGTATCGGCTATGTTATATGTCGCCATTGCTGCCTCTCTCGCGGCTACCTTCCTGTATATGACTGGCGTCGCCCGAATAGGAAGTGCACGCGCCGGAGTATATATTCACCTCATACCACTTTATGGCGTGGTTTTATCAACGTTATTTCTTGGTGAAACCATTCACTATTACCACGCTGCCGGGCTTGCGGCAATTTTGGCCGGCCTCACTGCCTATAACTGGGATCAAATCTCAGCTTCGCTGACCAAGCGGACAAATCCGGTCTAG
- a CDS encoding type II toxin-antitoxin system TacA family antitoxin, which translates to MSSVPETKEKLRDARLVLRLSSDQKDFFQRAADLTGRTLSEFVIDSAQVAAEKVVQEYENIRLSRAEQVAFVNALLTPAEPGTRLQKAVRSYRKKAGF; encoded by the coding sequence ATGTCGTCTGTACCAGAAACCAAAGAAAAATTGCGCGATGCGCGTCTGGTGTTGCGCTTATCCAGCGATCAGAAAGACTTTTTCCAACGTGCTGCTGACCTGACTGGCCGCACTCTGAGTGAATTTGTTATCGACAGTGCACAAGTAGCTGCAGAAAAGGTCGTACAAGAGTACGAAAATATCCGCCTGAGTCGCGCCGAACAGGTGGCGTTCGTGAACGCGCTGCTTACCCCGGCAGAACCAGGGACACGTCTGCAAAAGGCCGTCCGGAGCTACCGTAAGAAGGCGGGGTTTTGA